The following are encoded together in the Candidatus Bandiella woodruffii genome:
- the secD gene encoding protein translocase subunit SecD, with protein sequence MLSFSKWTSALIFAIITLSIYFAIPTFFYEVKTIPFFPAQKINFGLDLKGGVSLTIEADIEEYIKEKFSITAEKLKDKLAEEKIQFSDWQQDNNIIQFTLNSTDSNRNKVLKEICTLARTYDLQLKNSGNEISLAFDDLYKEKLTAEVIKQSMEIVTRRVDSIGTKEVEIQTIGKDMILLQVPGLNDPEEIKKVIGKTARLTFHIVKSSIGNNLSEEDRIALLINSKVLPIENVDGQKVGMLAVESIPSMTGDMLSFANADYGSMGESVIKFRLNSLGSNIFADVTTKNKGKMLAIVLDNKIISAPSIREPILSGEGVISGSFTPESASELALLLRAGALPVPLKIIEERVVGPTLGLESIIAGIKACILAAVLVLIIMVSYYRFFGIIANLALVINFVMMISVLAIFGATLTLPGIAGIVLTLGMAVDANVLIFERVKEELKKGRTPLHALHNGYKFAFATILDSNITSIAAGAVLYMFGSGPIKGFAVTLIVGILCSMFTSVTVTKVLVTIWYRARNPKTINI encoded by the coding sequence ATGCTAAGTTTTTCCAAGTGGACATCTGCCTTGATATTTGCCATTATAACACTCTCGATTTACTTTGCCATACCAACATTTTTTTATGAAGTCAAAACAATTCCCTTTTTCCCAGCTCAAAAAATCAACTTTGGATTGGACCTAAAAGGCGGAGTTTCACTCACAATAGAAGCAGATATAGAAGAATACATAAAGGAAAAATTCTCCATAACAGCTGAAAAATTAAAAGACAAACTTGCTGAAGAAAAAATACAATTTAGCGATTGGCAACAAGATAATAACATCATCCAATTCACTTTAAACAGCACTGACAGCAATCGTAACAAAGTACTCAAAGAGATTTGTACTTTGGCCAGAACCTATGACCTTCAGCTAAAAAACTCAGGTAATGAAATTTCGCTTGCTTTTGACGATCTCTATAAAGAAAAACTAACAGCTGAGGTTATAAAGCAGAGTATGGAAATCGTTACCAGACGTGTGGACTCAATCGGAACAAAAGAAGTTGAGATCCAGACCATTGGCAAGGATATGATATTACTGCAGGTGCCAGGGTTAAATGACCCTGAAGAGATCAAAAAAGTTATTGGAAAAACTGCCAGACTCACATTTCACATCGTAAAAAGTAGTATTGGAAATAATTTAAGCGAAGAAGATAGAATTGCTCTTCTCATCAACTCCAAAGTTTTACCAATTGAAAATGTCGACGGCCAAAAAGTAGGGATGTTAGCAGTTGAGAGCATTCCATCCATGACGGGAGACATGCTAAGCTTTGCCAATGCGGACTATGGCAGTATGGGAGAATCAGTGATAAAATTTCGCCTAAACAGCCTAGGGAGTAATATTTTTGCCGATGTCACAACAAAGAACAAAGGTAAGATGCTAGCAATTGTTCTTGATAACAAAATTATAAGCGCACCATCTATCCGAGAACCAATACTTTCAGGCGAAGGCGTTATTTCAGGCAGCTTCACTCCTGAATCAGCTTCTGAACTTGCGTTACTACTCAGGGCTGGCGCACTGCCTGTGCCGTTGAAAATTATAGAAGAAAGGGTTGTTGGCCCAACTTTAGGTCTTGAATCTATTATAGCTGGTATTAAAGCCTGCATATTGGCAGCAGTTCTGGTTTTGATTATAATGGTTAGTTACTATAGGTTTTTCGGTATAATAGCCAATTTAGCACTAGTTATAAACTTTGTGATGATGATCAGCGTGCTTGCAATTTTTGGAGCGACGTTAACGCTGCCTGGTATTGCTGGAATAGTTTTAACACTTGGGATGGCAGTGGATGCTAATGTCCTGATTTTCGAAAGGGTTAAGGAGGAATTGAAAAAGGGAAGAACCCCTCTTCACGCTTTGCACAATGGGTATAAATTTGCTTTTGCCACAATTTTAGACTCAAACATCACAAGCATAGCTGCAGGAGCAGTTCTTTACATGTTTGGCTCAGGACCAATCAAAGGATTTGCTGTCACGTTGATTGTAGGAATCTTATGCTCTATGTTTACGTCAGTTACCGTAACAAAAGTTCTTGTCACCATATGGTATAGGGCGAGGAACCCAAAGACTATCAATATTTAA
- the glmU gene encoding bifunctional UDP-N-acetylglucosamine diphosphorylase/glucosamine-1-phosphate N-acetyltransferase GlmU has translation MQAKFEPTIIILSAGNGERMNSSTPKVLHEVAQQALIKYVLELSGKVNSGCANAHIVINRELEGNKQFQEICKQYQVKTIIQQERLGTGDAVKTACDSIDALRDLVLILYGDTPFIKPSSINAMAEQIEKGADIVIIGFNAQNPTGYGRIVSTDGNRVEAIVEENETTEVQKSIRLCNSGILLVKKDVLLDFLVNAKYNRDKEFYLTDIVGCTKNKICTYIVADEEEVMGINDRKQLYVAEKYMQKVIVEKMIELGGTIIKPETSYFAADILISRDVVIYPNVFIGKDTVIKSHARIHSFSHIEGGCIDEHAIIGPFARIRPNTQIGSKSKIGNFVEVKNSTIMEGVKAGHLSYIGDATIDNDVNIGAGTVFCNYDGSKKHHSKVGEKSFIGSNTSIISPVIIKNKATIAAGSVITKDVDENDLAVARARQLNIKNKSKIK, from the coding sequence ATGCAAGCAAAATTTGAACCAACCATCATCATCCTCTCCGCAGGGAATGGAGAACGGATGAACTCTTCCACCCCAAAAGTTTTGCATGAAGTTGCACAACAAGCGCTAATAAAATATGTTTTAGAATTAAGTGGCAAAGTCAATAGTGGTTGTGCAAACGCACATATCGTCATCAATCGTGAACTGGAGGGCAACAAACAGTTCCAGGAAATCTGCAAGCAGTATCAAGTAAAAACCATCATACAGCAGGAAAGGTTAGGTACGGGTGATGCAGTAAAAACAGCATGCGATAGTATCGACGCTCTAAGAGACCTAGTACTAATTCTCTACGGCGACACCCCTTTTATCAAGCCATCTAGTATAAACGCAATGGCTGAACAGATAGAAAAAGGAGCTGATATAGTAATTATTGGGTTTAATGCGCAAAATCCTACTGGATATGGAAGGATAGTTTCAACAGATGGAAACAGGGTAGAAGCTATAGTTGAAGAAAATGAGACAACTGAAGTGCAAAAAAGCATTCGTTTATGCAATTCTGGGATTCTTCTGGTTAAAAAAGATGTTCTGTTGGATTTTTTGGTCAATGCCAAGTATAATCGTGATAAAGAATTTTACCTAACGGATATTGTTGGGTGTACAAAAAATAAAATCTGTACATATATCGTAGCTGATGAGGAAGAAGTGATGGGGATAAATGATCGCAAACAGCTGTATGTTGCAGAAAAATATATGCAGAAAGTTATAGTTGAGAAAATGATAGAGTTGGGAGGAACAATCATAAAGCCGGAAACTAGTTATTTTGCAGCAGACATTTTGATATCTCGCGATGTTGTTATCTATCCAAACGTATTTATAGGTAAAGATACTGTCATCAAGAGCCATGCAAGAATTCATTCTTTCTCACATATAGAAGGGGGATGCATAGACGAGCATGCTATAATTGGTCCGTTTGCAAGAATTAGACCAAATACACAAATTGGCAGCAAATCCAAGATAGGCAACTTTGTTGAGGTCAAAAATTCAACAATTATGGAAGGTGTCAAAGCTGGCCATTTATCTTACATTGGTGATGCCACTATTGATAATGACGTGAATATTGGGGCAGGCACAGTTTTTTGCAACTATGATGGGAGCAAAAAACATCATAGCAAAGTGGGGGAAAAAAGTTTTATTGGGTCAAATACCTCTATTATCTCCCCAGTGATTATAAAAAATAAAGCCACAATTGCAGCTGGAAGCGTTATTACAAAGGATGTTGATGAAAATGATTTGGCAGTTGCGCGGGCCCGACAACTTAACATAAAAAACAAATCCAAGATAAAATAA